Genomic segment of Deltaproteobacteria bacterium:
GAAGCGTGTAATGGATACAGTCATGCAGTGGCAAGAAGTGGATCTATGTGGATCTTCTTCCCATAGAATTCACTTAGGTGGCATGAACTATGTTTAGCGGCCTTTATGAACATACGCTAGATGCCAAGGGTCGTCTGAGTTTGCCGTCCCATTTTCGCGAACTACTGCGTAATTGTGCAACTGACATCCCAACTGCAAGTAGTGCCCAAGCAGAAACCGAAAAAACTAAAGCTAAAACTTGTGATGCTAAAACTAGTGACGCTGAGTTGTTGATAATCACCACTGGTATAGATCGCTGTTTGGTAGCTTATCCACCAGCGCGATGGCGTGAGTTTGAAGACAAACTTGCAAAATTATCGCAGTTTGATCCGGCAGTAGTACAACTCAAACGTATTTATGTTGCCGGTGCTACCGAGTGTCCAATTGATAAACATGGCCGTTTATTAATTCCGCCGATGCTACGAGAGTATGCAGAACTTAAAACTGAAACTGTTTGGGCCGGTATGGTTACAACGATTGAGATCTGGGCCCGCGAACGTTGGAATGAGCAGGTTGCGCAATCGCGTCAAGATCCCGCAGCTATCACCAAAGCACTTACGGAGTTGGGACTATGAGTGCTCTTGCTTATGCAGGTGATGATATGACTTTTTTGCATACGCCTGTTTTTTTAAATGAGGTAAAGAGTTTTATTCCCGCTTCATTACGCTTAGCTGTTGATTGCACTGTTGGTGGTGGCGGGCATGCACGTGCAATATTAGCAGCATATCCAACCGTGCGCCTTATTGGTCTTGATCGTGATCCCGAAGCAATTGCAGCAGCAAGCACAGCACTATCCGAATTCAGTGAACGTGTACATTTAGTGCATACGCCGTTTTCAGCAATATCTAAAATTGTGAACCAAATGGGATGGGGGCAACCAGATTTTATTTTGGCAGATC
This window contains:
- a CDS encoding division/cell wall cluster transcriptional repressor MraZ, which translates into the protein MFSGLYEHTLDAKGRLSLPSHFRELLRNCATDIPTASSAQAETEKTKAKTCDAKTSDAELLIITTGIDRCLVAYPPARWREFEDKLAKLSQFDPAVVQLKRIYVAGATECPIDKHGRLLIPPMLREYAELKTETVWAGMVTTIEIWARERWNEQVAQSRQDPAAITKALTELGL